GTATGGCACCACGGCCACCAGTCCTGTGCCCCCCTGGAGCCCTTTCCCCACACATCACAGCCACCCCCCGCTCACCCCCAGCactggggctgcagctgcagccccccccccaacctcctggTTTGCACCCCAATAAGCAGCTTTGGGGGGGAGCTggtgcccccaccccccacctcaCTGGTGGCAGCACAGGGTGCGGGGGGGCACAGCCACCCCCCCCACTACCCCCAGCCACCCCCCAATCAGACACAGCAGCtgttaaataaattttaatgcaTATTAATGAGGTGGCAGCTTTGGGTCCCTGGCCTGGAGGGGCCAGGGCTGGTCCCTGCCAGGGGACTCTGCCCCCGCCTCCCAGGAGGGGCAGCCCCCAGGGTTAGAGGTGAGGGAAAGTGGAGCTGGGGGGAGTCTCTGCACGCCCCCCCACCCGGGGTTAGACCCACACCCACGGTACATGGGGGTTTGCCCTGAGCACCCCCCCGCCGGGgggaccccagcacccacacTGCAATGGGAGGGggtcagcccccagcacccacactGGGGGGGGAACAGCCCCCCCCAATTCTGGGGGGGGTCAGCCCTGAGGTCACCCTGCGATGGCGGTGttggcccccccgccccccccagcacagggtGGCACAAATTCCAGTTTCTCCccaagaaaagaagctgggagcccctgacccccccaccccagagcaCGACCCCCTGCAGTGTCACCCCTCCACAGCCACCCGGGGGGCTGGAGGGTGGGGGTcgtgcccccccaccccagggtcCTGCAGGTCCCCAGGCTCAGACCCGGGActggagggggctggggggcgtgggggggttATGGTCCATgactgggctgctgctgccgctgctggaGGAACCAGAGCTGGGAGGCGAGGGCCGTGGGGGGTGGGCTGCCTGCCGGGATCCTCGTCCCTTCAGGGTGCTGAGCTTGGCGTCGAGGGAGAGGGTGCGGGGACGGCcccaggggcggcgggcaggggggctggggctgcccgcCCGGCCGGAGTGAGGGGCATGCGGGGGGGGCCCCTCAAAGAGGGAGACCCACGGGGGGGTCCCTGGCGCCCgtccccccgcccgccgcgtCAGGATGTCCGTCACCGCCTCGATGTCGTCGGCCGGATCAATAGCTGTGGGGAAGAGCAGGGGGTCAGCCGGACTCCCCCCGGACCCCCGTCCTGCTCCTGCGCCATGGGGACGGGACCCGCCAACGGCCAGGACGGGGCGGCCCCATGGCAGAGATGTGCCCCGTGGCCGGTGGATGTGTCCCACGGCCGGGACGTGCACCGGAGCCAGGGCAGCCGGGACACGCTCTGTGGCAAAGGCGGCCGGGATTTGCCCCACGGCTGGAGTGGCTGGGACGTGCCGCACGGCTGGGACGTGGCCCGGGATGTGCCCTGTGGCTGGGACGCGCACCGGAGCCAGGGCAAGTGGGACGTGGCCAAGGTGGCCATCCCCAGGGCCGTCCCCAGCGGTGCCACGGGCCGTGGCACAGTGGGCTCACCCCGCCGGCCCCCCGCCCGTCACCTGTCGCTGTAAtaggaggaaagcagagctcGGATCTCTGCCGAGACGGCGTTATCCTGCAGCAGGAGCCCTTCGCAGGCGGAGGGGGGcacggccgggccgggcagggctggagccacCAGAGACGGGGGGACGGAGAgatgggggggacacagagagacagcagggacagaggaaggcaggagaggacagaggaaggcaggagtGGGGACACGGAGAGATGAGGGGGACAGAGAGGCAGTGGAGAAAACAGCGACATTAGGGAGATGCCAGGGCGGCGAGGACGGGGCCGCCTGGCGGAAGGTTAGcggagagcagagaggagggagacagaggcagaccccccccagtcccccctgGCCCCAGCGCTCACCCATCTCGTGGTAGAGCGAGCCCTGCCGGGGCAGCATGGCGGGCggccggcgcggcggcggcaccTCGATCCTCATCAGCTCGTCACAGCACTGCTTCCACTGACCTGGGGGCACGGGGTGGGGGTCAGCGCCGCCGGGACCGGGTCCTGTTGGGTTGGGGGTCCCGCCGGGTTGGGGGGTCCCACCGCGCCTCCCCTGTCCGCGCTCACTCATGTCGTAGAAGTGCTGCCAGAAGGCTTCCATCCATCGCTGCGCCTCGGCCCGGCTCTCAGCCAGCAGCGTGTGGGTCACCTCCTCGCCGCCGTAGCGGTTGGTGACGGCCATGCCGTGGGGCTGCCCGCGCCCCTCCCGCTCCGTCGCGCGGATGCGGGTCTCCtgtggtggtggcggcggcaGCCCTTagaccctgcagccccccatgGCCCCCATAGCCCCCCAGCCGCCCCGGCTGTACCTTGTTGACGGCGATGGTGAGTGCCGGCTCCAGCCCGGCCTCGGCCTCGCCGGGACTGCGGTAGCAGAGGAGGTCGGTGCCGCGCAGGATGCAGTACAGACGGGCCCCGCTCTGCGCCTCGGCCCCCGGCTGCTGCCGGTAGAGATGGCACCGTCAGCGCGGCGGGCACCGGCGGGCACCGTgccaccccagccccccggGGTCATCCCCAGCCCTAccgggacccccagccccaccgtGCCCCATCCCCTGCCCGGTGCGGGGGGACAGAGgcggccccctccccagcacagggaTCCCTTATTCTCCATCCCCACCCCGGTCCAGAGCTCACCGGCAGGGACTGCTGAGACCCAGAGGGCTCGTGCCACCACCCGTCCCCGTCctcctccctgtcctcatcccgtccctgtccccatccctgtccgtgtccccatccccatccctgtcccatTCCCGTCCCCGTCCCGCGCTCACCTGCAGCCGGAGGAAGCCGCTCGTCACCGGGGCGGCCATGCAGCGGGGCTGGGCAGCCAGGCGGCAGCACATGCTGCCGTAGAGGGGCAGCCAGAAGGAGCTCTCCTCTGGGGGGGGGCACGCTCGCCTGGGGCGCCTGGGCACGGACCCCCCACCTG
The Haliaeetus albicilla chromosome 1, bHalAlb1.1, whole genome shotgun sequence DNA segment above includes these coding regions:
- the RTKN gene encoding rhotekin isoform X3; translation: MFCRNQRSRVTVARGSALEMEIRRGRCRLSLLADSVQDTEIQRKMERELRLREGACKLLAACSRREQALEAAKSLLVCNSRVLAYMAELQRRKEVQVLRRTARRPSDAGPADERLPCRGTVCMSDLRIPLMWKDTEYFRNKGELHRCAVFCLLQLGAEIHDTPMVLVDRTLTDICFESAVLFSEAGPDFELKVELYSAGLAGGAAQGSTPRKLATRLSTSLGRSAGKRVRAAMDGGPGSPPGNGATSPLLLPAPSVPGPKFHLLAHAVLSLAEVQDGFRTHDLAITSNEESSFWLPLYGSMCCRLAAQPRCMAAPVTSGFLRLQQPGAEAQSGARLYCILRGTDLLCYRSPGEAEAGLEPALTIAVNKETRIRATEREGRGQPHGMAVTNRYGGEEVTHTLLAESRAEAQRWMEAFWQHFYDMSQWKQCCDELMRIEVPPPRRPPAMLPRQGSLYHEMAIDPADDIEAVTDILTRRAGGRAPGTPPWVSLFEGPPPHAPHSGRAGSPSPPARRPWGRPRTLSLDAKLSTLKGRGSRQAAHPPRPSPPSSGSSSSGSSSPVMDHNPPTPPSPLQSRV
- the RTKN gene encoding rhotekin isoform X4, with product MGRGPGGVQADRGVQAAAGTRMEQQPVPADTEIQRKMERELRLREGACKLLAACSRREQALEAAKSLLVCNSRVLAYMAELQRRKEVQVLRRTARRPSDAGPADERLPCRGTVCMSDLRIPLMWKDTEYFRNKGELHRCAVFCLLQLGAEIHDTPMVLVDRTLTDICFESAVLFSEAGPDFELKVELYSAGLAGGAAQGSTPRKLATRLSTSLGRSAGKRVRAAMDGGPGSPPGNGATSPLLLPAPSVPGPKFHLLAHAVLSLAEVQDGFRTHDLAITSNEESSFWLPLYGSMCCRLAAQPRCMAAPVTSGFLRLQQPGAEAQSGARLYCILRGTDLLCYRSPGEAEAGLEPALTIAVNKETRIRATEREGRGQPHGMAVTNRYGGEEVTHTLLAESRAEAQRWMEAFWQHFYDMSQWKQCCDELMRIEVPPPRRPPAMLPRQGSLYHEMAIDPADDIEAVTDILTRRAGGRAPGTPPWVSLFEGPPPHAPHSGRAGSPSPPARRPWGRPRTLSLDAKLSTLKGRGSRQAAHPPRPSPPSSGSSSSGSSSPVMDHNPPTPPSPLQSRV